The stretch of DNA CAACACATTTCTCTTACGAATGCTACTACCCAACTTGTCAATGCCATAAGCAATCGCAGCTGCTGTTGGTTCATTCAGAATCCGCATGACTTTCAGGCCTGCAATGCGGCCAGCATCCATTGTAGCCTTACGCTGCGCATCATTGAAGTAGGCGGGGACAGTAACAACTGCATTTTCTACAGGCATGCCCAGGTAAGACTCGGCAGTGATCCGCATCTTGAGAAGGACCATCTATGAGATTTCCACGGCAGTAAATATCCTCCTTTCACCCATGTAATTGACCTTGATCATAGGCTGGTCATTGGAACCTTCAATGACCTTGAATGGCCATAAGTTAATATCACTCTGAACCAAGGGATCACTGAATCTCCTACCAATCAACCGTTTTGAATCTGCAAGATCATAAGGGAAAAGGGAGAAGTGAGTAGACAACACTAGAGCATATGCTATACGGGGGCAAGCCTCTCTcaaaaatgttttcttctttttccccttcGGTGAAACCTTTTTCAAAAGACCTGTTTCTACTCTCGACTTCACACTCTCAGAGGTTGCTCAATTGGCCCGGTTAGGATGCCTAGATGAgatacaaactatctcatttgaACTGTATTTCCTCTTTCATCTTTCTATCCGAATGGCAGAATACCAAATTTTATCCCATCTCTAATTTTTCAACCATTGCTAGCTACAGTAATGATACAAAACCGCTACTACTGATCTGTTACAAAGTTTCATCTGCCTCTACAGTACTACTACGGTATGGCTAACtaccacatttttaatatatatatatatatataattatctattagaatttttttaatttattgtaatatataattagaaaaatatatttcgaattttataaaatatagtataataaatagatcataattagaataatttcgtttatagtaaaaaaatgcGTTCATATTTGGGAATATTGAAATAATCATGGTCAactatcaaaaatatattttgggaagtcaaaatatttatgagtttttaaattagTAATAGATAttacttatatttaatatattcataatattttctactcaataattaaaaatattttctataattggTGGGATCTaccactttatcaaattctcaaaaagttaaaaacacttcatttcatctcactatccaaacatacttttttataaatctcatctcattttaacttaaaaattgcacaactattcaaaatatttcatctcatctcattttatctaaactGCATAACAAACGAGTCCTAATTCATTTAAGGTACGAAGTGAAGGGAAGTTCGATTTTACAGTTTACGGGTTCAGATTTAATAAACCTCTAATATGTAAccgaaaaaataataataaattgattaatttacacattaaattttaagaaataattaatgcTAATAATCCAAGTCTAAAATCCTAAACTTGAATAAATtagattgcgtttggatgttgaagtgaattgagttgagttgagttgagatgataaaatattgttagaatattattttttaatattattattattttgaaatttgaaaaaattaaattgtttattatattttgtgttagaatttgaaaaaattgtaatgataagttgagaggtatttagtaaccaaacgtaccctaaTCTCTTAATAACTAGAACTAATAATTCTACAAGAGATCCATTGAACAATCATGCTGGAATTGGAATGAAAGAAAGGGCAAAATAAAATGCCAATAGTCTGATGTTATATGATCAGCTTCAAATAGAAAATCTGGATTCAAAACTCTCCAACAacttgtgataaaaaaaaaaaagaaaaaaaaaaatctaccaacattgtaagataaaaaaaaaaaaaaaaatgttatctctacttataattttatgtacgTAATCATAAGTGCTAATGTGCTAATTTATATCTATTGAGTTGGtgaagattttgaaatttgaaactcgaattaaaaaagaaaaaaatgaaacatatGGCTGTCAATCAATACATATAAAGTTATGCATACATATAgcactacttaaaaaaaattatataatcaacaatttttttttttcctcaaagaGAACAAAAGActagttctttttatttttttatttatttattatgggAAAATAAACTAGATTGATCCAGATAAATATAACACAGGATTTAAAGATTGATTACattcgaaaaagaaaaaattgattccAGATATATTACGAATTTAAACTTGGCCTCTAGATTTCCTctcatggatttttttttttccccatcttTAAACTCTGGCTTTAGAAAAGCTTacaattgctttaaaaaaaaaaaaaaaagtggggaaagagagaaagagagaaattacCAAAGATGGAGTTGATGGGGTTCATGGCGACCTGGTTCTTGGCGGCATCACCGACAAAGCGTTGTGTCCCAGCGAACGCAACACATGACGGCGTCGTTCGATTTCCCTGATCATTAACTAGTATCTCTACTCTATCATGTTGCCACACTCCAACACAAGAGTAAGTCGTTCCCAGGTCAATCCCTATCGCCGGGCGCAATGTCCTTCTGTCGGCCATTTTTGACGTCCAGAACGATCACAAGACTATTGAAGTAGATTGGAAAGGTAGAAGACGCGGGGtctttatatattagtttttcctttctcttgctCACCAGGTAGAGAAAGTATCATTGAATTCGGACAAAGctcattttatataagaaaattgtaattcttccaaaatcataaaattttaaatttttaaaaaacttaatttttaaattttaaatttaaaaaaaaaattaattaaaattgtaattacATATATCACTCCTCTTTTATATATGAGTAAATCTTCTCTTAAGCATTAGGGCAGATGTCATAGCCTGCCGCCCGCCCCCCGCCCGCCatttcttctctattttgtAAGCATTAGGAAACTTCGTGAGCAAGacttgagtgagagagagagacggagagattTGACTTGTCCACGGTGGTTACGGCTTGGCCGCGGATCAGATAGAACAAAAGGATACTatctttagaaataaaaaaaaagttcctataaaaaaaaaaagttgtgccGTCTACGCTCTCACAAAGTCTTTTTATCAACCTAACATTTACAACttgaatgtatatataatatatatatatatatatatattatatatatatatattaggtaaaaatctaatataaacaagtattttataaaaaagtaaattttactaataaaaaataaatgtttttaaactttttaaaatgaagTCCATATTTTTACAAAGGTTTACTTAGCACccatctatttaaaatttgtacaaataatttctctatatatttataagcttattttttaattccagGCAtacctctttctctctctctctctagaatatagatcttactaatttttttatttttatatttttgaaaagaaactgATCTCATTAAAAACTAAACTTATAACATCTCGAGAGCTATAATTGATTGAATGTAAACAGGACATTCTTCAATATCATATAAATCTATAAAGAAGTTGAGGATTGATTTAGCTAGGTGATGTGTAGCCATGTTGGCCTCTCTACCCATGAGAAGTTGTCCATTGATTGCAAGTATTCAATATTTGTTGTGCATCCTCAATCATCATTCCCTCCATGCTCCAATTTGATCCCTGCTTCTGTAGTAAATCAATGACTTTCTATTGAAATTAAACTGCtttcagattatttatttaagggattCTACTGGTTAAAATCTGTAGAGATTCatatctagattttttttagagCACTTTCCAGTGTGAGAAATTTTCtttgagaattttcatattgtttctcacAAAAAGTGTGATCATGCTCCATGTTTGAGAATTAATTGGTCGAgtttcagccactggagttACAGGAGAAGGCCAATGtttgaagatcgtcagaggTTATGGCTACTACTGAGGTACAAGACAAATGGGTCATTTGTCTGATCAattaagagtgtcaattgacaaaaaattataattgagcttcacttgtaattgatttttaaataataaaattagtttttctgggtttggctgccccatagggttttacctttgaagagttctttataaggtttcccttcgata from Juglans microcarpa x Juglans regia isolate MS1-56 chromosome 3S, Jm3101_v1.0, whole genome shotgun sequence encodes:
- the LOC121257892 gene encoding heat shock cognate 70 kDa protein-like; amino-acid sequence: MADRRTLRPAIGIDLGTTYSCVGVWQHDRVEILVNDQGNRTTPSCVAFAGTQRFVGDAAKNQVAMNPINSIFDSKRLIGRRFSDPLVQSDINLWPFKVIEGSNDQPMIKVNYMGERRIFTAVEIS